One Alkaliphilus sp. B6464 genomic window carries:
- a CDS encoding fdrA domain protein yields the protein MINKFFGKEVKVINLGLESFAKDLKAQNIKVVHVDWRPPAGGNKKMISLLAKLKK from the coding sequence ATGATCAATAAATTTTTTGGTAAGGAAGTAAAAGTGATTAACCTAGGGTTAGAATCCTTTGCAAAGGATTTAAAGGCACAAAATATTAAGGTGGTTCATGTGGATTGGAGACCTCCAGCTGGTGGAAATAAAAAAATGATATCCTTATTAGCTAAATTAAAAAAATAA